From Streptomyces durmitorensis, a single genomic window includes:
- a CDS encoding MFS transporter — MSTPPPPQALSTDTPSVDGEPPTDDGAFGWLRALGPRGRRAFGGAFGGYALDSYDYFTLPLSMVVIAAYFGLDSGQTGLLTTVTLVVSAIGGAIAGVVADRIGRVKALMITVVTYAVFTVACGFAPNYETLLVFRALQGLGFGGEWAVGAILVAEYATAKNRGRTLGAIQSAWAIGWALAVIVYTVVFQFVDEDLAWRVMFWTGALPALLVVYVRRNVHDAPDAAEEREKSANKGSFTAIFKPGLLRITLFAVLLSTGVQGGYYTLATWVPTYLKTERGLTVVGTGGYLTFLISGAFIGYLAGGYLTDILGRKRNITLFAFLSAASILAYTNIPDGANGLLLVLGFPLGFCMSAIFSGFGSFLSELYPAAVRGTGQGFTYNTGRAVGAVFPTMVGFLADSWGVGGALIFGAIGYALAVLALLGLPETRGKELV; from the coding sequence ATGAGCACTCCCCCTCCGCCCCAGGCCCTTTCGACCGACACACCCTCCGTGGACGGCGAACCCCCCACCGACGACGGCGCCTTCGGCTGGCTGCGCGCCCTCGGCCCGCGCGGCCGCCGCGCCTTCGGCGGCGCTTTCGGCGGCTACGCCCTCGACTCCTACGACTACTTCACGCTGCCTCTGAGCATGGTCGTGATCGCCGCGTACTTCGGCCTGGACAGCGGCCAGACCGGCCTGCTCACCACGGTCACGCTGGTCGTCTCCGCGATAGGCGGCGCGATCGCCGGGGTGGTGGCGGACCGGATCGGCCGGGTCAAGGCACTGATGATCACGGTCGTCACGTACGCCGTCTTCACCGTCGCCTGCGGCTTCGCGCCCAACTACGAGACCCTGCTGGTCTTCCGCGCCCTCCAGGGCCTCGGTTTCGGCGGCGAGTGGGCGGTCGGCGCGATCCTGGTCGCCGAGTACGCCACCGCCAAGAACCGCGGCCGCACGCTCGGCGCGATCCAGAGCGCCTGGGCGATCGGCTGGGCGCTCGCGGTGATCGTCTACACCGTGGTGTTCCAGTTCGTCGACGAGGACCTCGCCTGGCGCGTGATGTTCTGGACCGGCGCGCTGCCCGCCCTGCTCGTCGTCTACGTACGACGCAATGTGCACGATGCCCCGGACGCGGCCGAGGAGCGCGAGAAGAGCGCGAACAAGGGGTCGTTCACCGCGATCTTCAAACCCGGTCTCCTGCGCATCACGCTCTTCGCGGTCCTGCTGTCCACCGGCGTGCAGGGCGGCTACTACACCCTCGCCACCTGGGTGCCCACCTACCTGAAGACCGAGCGCGGCCTCACCGTGGTCGGCACGGGCGGGTACCTCACGTTCCTGATCTCCGGGGCCTTCATCGGCTACCTGGCAGGCGGCTATCTCACCGACATCCTGGGCCGCAAGCGGAACATCACGCTCTTCGCGTTCCTCTCCGCGGCCAGCATCCTGGCGTACACGAACATCCCCGACGGGGCCAACGGCCTTCTCCTTGTGCTCGGTTTCCCGCTCGGCTTCTGTATGTCGGCCATTTTCAGCGGCTTCGGCTCGTTCCTCAGCGAGCTCTATCCGGCGGCCGTGCGCGGCACCGGGCAGGGCTTCACCTACAACACCGGGCGGGCCGTCGGCGCCGTCTTCCCCACGATGGTCGGATTCCTGGCCGACAGCTGGGGCGTGGGCGGCGCGCTGATCTTCGGGGCGATCGGCTACGCGCTCGCCGTGCTCGCCCTCCTCGGGCTGCCCGAGACACGCGGGAAGGAGCTGGTGTGA
- a CDS encoding GntR family transcriptional regulator, whose translation MAEGMDDARGLADDRALLGRTSTAERVSDILRSRIAEGYFPPGARLSEDSIGGALGVSRNTLREAFRLLTHERLLVHQLNRGVFVRVLTIEDVEDIYRTRRLVECAVVRGLGDPPFALDGLASAVADGTNAARERKWKGVSTANIHFHRELVALAGSARTDEVMRSVFAELRLAFHVVDDPRRLHEPYLVRNRQILRTLQEGDAAQAEQLLAVYLDDSRRGLVEAYGQRVAEGERAGS comes from the coding sequence ATGGCTGAGGGAATGGATGACGCACGCGGACTGGCCGACGACCGTGCGCTCCTGGGGCGCACCAGCACCGCGGAGCGGGTCTCCGACATCCTCCGGAGCCGCATCGCGGAGGGCTACTTCCCGCCGGGGGCGCGCCTGTCGGAGGACAGCATCGGCGGTGCGCTCGGCGTCTCGCGCAACACGCTGCGCGAGGCCTTCCGCCTCCTCACGCACGAACGGCTGCTCGTCCACCAACTCAACCGTGGGGTATTTGTCCGAGTTCTCACGATTGAGGACGTGGAGGACATCTACCGCACCCGGCGTCTTGTCGAATGTGCCGTCGTCCGCGGACTCGGGGATCCCCCCTTCGCCCTCGACGGTCTCGCGAGCGCTGTCGCGGACGGCACGAACGCCGCGCGCGAGCGGAAGTGGAAGGGCGTCTCCACCGCCAACATCCACTTCCACCGGGAACTGGTCGCCCTCGCGGGAAGCGCCCGCACCGACGAGGTGATGCGCAGCGTCTTCGCCGAACTGCGCCTGGCCTTCCATGTGGTGGACGATCCGCGCCGGCTGCACGAGCCGTACCTCGTACGCAACCGGCAGATCCTGCGGACCCTCCAGGAGGGCGACGCCGCGCAGGCCGAGCAACTCCTCGCGGTCTACCTGGACGACTCGCGGCGCGGCCTCGTCGAGGCCTACGGCCAGCGCGTGGCGGAGGGCGAGCGGGCGGGCTCCTGA
- a CDS encoding aromatic ring-hydroxylating oxygenase subunit alpha, translated as MTTTPEAPSAASLMTTLPGHFYTDPEIFRQEQERVFESLWFCAVRAADLDKPGAFRTVQIGRESVLVTRSRSGELRAFLNICRHRGARLCTQESGEVRRALQCPYHAWTYDLDGKLIAAPNLVKMPDVDRTAYGLVKVALREWLGYAWVCLADEPPSFEESVIGAAVERLGDTASIEHYGTEGLALGKRVTYDVRANWKLIVENFMECYHCATIHPELTDVLPEFADGFAAQYYVGHGASFGEEVSGFTVDGSAGFDRLPEVAEDQDRRYYAITIKPTVFVNLVPDHVILHRMFPLAEDRTVVECDWLYAPEVVASGVDLTKSVELFHRVNEQDFEACERTQPAMASRAYRGGGVLVPTEHHIGQFHAWLTARLGHE; from the coding sequence GTGACGACGACCCCTGAGGCCCCGTCGGCCGCCAGCCTGATGACCACGCTGCCGGGCCACTTCTACACCGACCCGGAGATCTTCCGCCAGGAACAGGAGCGCGTCTTCGAGTCACTCTGGTTCTGCGCGGTGCGCGCCGCCGACCTCGACAAGCCCGGCGCCTTCCGCACCGTCCAGATCGGCCGCGAGAGCGTGCTTGTCACCCGCTCCCGCTCCGGAGAGCTGCGCGCGTTCCTCAACATCTGCCGCCACCGCGGCGCCCGGCTGTGCACACAGGAGTCGGGCGAGGTGCGCCGGGCCCTCCAATGCCCGTACCACGCCTGGACGTACGACCTCGACGGCAAGCTGATCGCCGCGCCGAACCTGGTGAAGATGCCCGACGTCGACCGCACCGCGTACGGCCTGGTCAAGGTCGCGCTGCGGGAGTGGCTCGGCTACGCCTGGGTGTGTCTTGCCGACGAACCGCCCTCCTTCGAGGAGAGCGTCATCGGTGCGGCCGTGGAGCGCCTGGGCGACACGGCGTCCATCGAGCACTACGGAACCGAAGGACTCGCCCTCGGAAAGCGCGTCACGTACGACGTGCGCGCCAACTGGAAGCTGATCGTCGAGAACTTCATGGAGTGCTACCACTGCGCGACCATCCACCCCGAACTGACCGACGTCCTGCCGGAGTTCGCCGACGGGTTCGCCGCCCAGTACTACGTGGGGCACGGTGCCTCGTTCGGCGAGGAGGTCAGCGGCTTCACCGTCGACGGCAGCGCGGGCTTCGACCGCCTCCCCGAGGTCGCCGAGGACCAGGACCGCCGCTACTACGCGATCACGATCAAGCCGACCGTCTTCGTCAACCTCGTCCCCGACCACGTGATCCTGCACCGGATGTTCCCGCTGGCCGAGGACCGCACGGTCGTCGAGTGCGACTGGCTGTACGCACCCGAGGTCGTCGCGTCCGGCGTCGACCTCACCAAGTCGGTGGAGCTCTTCCACCGGGTCAACGAACAGGACTTCGAGGCCTGCGAGCGCACCCAGCCCGCGATGGCGTCACGCGCCTACCGCGGGGGCGGGGTGCTCGTGCCGACCGAGCACCACATCGGGCAGTTCCATGCGTGGCTGACCGCCCGACTGGGCCATGAGTGA